CGGAAGCGCTTGGGCTCTCTCCCTCGGGCGTCAGCCGCGCGATCGCCCGGCTGGAGGCGCGCGTCGGCGTGCGGCTGCTCGACAGGACGACGCGCTCCACGCGACTGACGGACGAGGGCCGCCGCTTCTATGAGCAGGTCGGTCCGCTCCTCGCGGGGATGGAGGAGGCGGCCATCCAGGCCTCGGGCACCTCGAACACGGTGCGGGGGCGGCTGCGCGTGATGGTGGATCCGTTCTTCTCGCGGCTGCTCCTGGCGCCGCGCCTGGCCGAGCTCCTCGACCGTTACCCGGACCTCGAGCTCGAATTGCTCACGCGCGACGAGTTCGGTGACCTGGTGGCCAGCGGCGTCGACGTGGCGATCCGCTTTGGCTTTCCCCCGGCGTCGTCGCTGGTCTCGCGCCGGCTGCTCGAAACGCGCATCCTCACGGTGGCGGCGCCGGCGTATCTCGAAAGGTACGGCAGGCCCAAGACCCCGGCGGACCTGACCCGGCATGCATGCATCCAGTTCCTCGATCCGCTGACGGGACGGCCCTTCGCGTGGGAGTTCAGGCGCCGCGGGAAGACGGTGCCGGTCGAGACCCGGGGGCCCCTGCTGGTCACGGACGTGGGCACCATGCTGGGCGCGTGCCTGGCGGGTGCGGGCGTGGCCCAGGTCATGGCGCTCGGCGTGCAGGATTTGTTGAAGCAGGGCCGGCTCCTCGAGCTCTTTCCCGATTGGCCCGACGAGACCTTTCCGCTCTACGCCTTGTACCCCTCGCGGCACCATCCGGCCGCGAAGGTCCGTACCTTCATCGACTTCTGTCTGGAGACGATCCGCTGACGCCCTCCGGACGTCACGGCCTGGGCATGAACCGCGGGTGCTCCAGAATGGCGCGTACTGCGTTGGGTGCCGTCAGGTACGCACAGGTGAAGACATCCAACGCTTTCCGTCCTGCGCAGCCGCTTCGCGACAGTCCACTCGCGGCGTCCGCGGCTTCTTCGGTTCCTTCCTGACCGCGCTCTCAGGTGCCACGCTCGCCCCCTCCTCACCTGCTTGGGGTCAAAGGGAGCCATGCGTCGAACCGAATCCTTTGACACCTTCCCCGGTTTCCGTTCGCTCTGGCTGGCGGTCCTGGCCAGCAACATCGGAACTGGCGTTCGCGCTCGTTGCCGGCACGCTGGCGGACATCGTTGACCGGCGGCGATACCTGCTCTGGGTGCAGCTGTGGATGCTCTTCGTGGCCACGCTGGTCGCCCTGCGGGAGGATGCCCCTCGCCTGGAGGCTCATACGGCCTCGCGCGCCCTGAAGGGTTCAAGGACTCCGGGGGCAGGGAGGACTGCTGGGGCAACGCCCGTCGATGTCCCGAGGCGTCGTCTGCGTGCAGCCAGACACCCGGGCGAAGCTGTTCGTCGCCAGGAAGTCCACGGCGTCGGAGCCATTCCATCCCCGCAGGATGCCGTGCCCCGCGCTGTCCTCGATGCGCGAGTTGGCGATGAAGGGCGCCCCCGGTTGGTGGAAGACGAGGATGGCCGAGCTGACGTCGAACGAGCCGGGCAGGTAGTTGCAGCCGTAGCCCGAGCACTGGCAGGCGCCGCCGGCATGGCGGACCCAGACGGACTCCAGCCGGCTGTCCGGGCTCAGCCCGTCGAAGCGGATGCCCGCCCAGTCCCCCGCGGCCGGCGTGGCCCGGGCGGAGGTGAAGACAACGGGACGCGAGGCCGTTCCCACCGCGATGAGCGCGCTGCGGCCGTCATACACCCGCAGCGTCGTGTTGGGTTGGAAGCGCAACTCGACTCCCGGTTCGACGGTGACGGTGGCCCGGGCGCTGGAACTGCCCACCTGCAGCCCGTCCAGGACGTAGGGCACGCCCAGCGCCCTCACCGTGGCATCCACGCCGACGTAGGTGACGCTGGAGGACGCCACACCGGGGCTGACGAAGAGGGT
The sequence above is drawn from the Archangium gephyra genome and encodes:
- a CDS encoding LysR family transcriptional regulator, giving the protein MAMDGRLLAGISVLVAVVEGGSFARAAEALGLSPSGVSRAIARLEARVGVRLLDRTTRSTRLTDEGRRFYEQVGPLLAGMEEAAIQASGTSNTVRGRLRVMVDPFFSRLLLAPRLAELLDRYPDLELELLTRDEFGDLVASGVDVAIRFGFPPASSLVSRRLLETRILTVAAPAYLERYGRPKTPADLTRHACIQFLDPLTGRPFAWEFRRRGKTVPVETRGPLLVTDVGTMLGACLAGAGVAQVMALGVQDLLKQGRLLELFPDWPDETFPLYALYPSRHHPAAKVRTFIDFCLETIR